Proteins from one Bactrocera neohumeralis isolate Rockhampton chromosome 3, APGP_CSIRO_Bneo_wtdbg2-racon-allhic-juicebox.fasta_v2, whole genome shotgun sequence genomic window:
- the LOC126751984 gene encoding uncharacterized protein LOC126751984 isoform X3, producing the protein MFKRTSYLVIVLLLLIQLISCLPRPSSSDAVDSILPGTTTITPSVGKNAVPSDLNSFEGALRRVLINISNFELQRTNQIAKDTLADPSMYSIDSEAMQKELSLLRKYVTDSNEALNKVLPADQLGTNTFFLFINDTGNIIDRFHRYRHFEYVPITPEKQVIWDALKKHGFLKGDEELDKRLNEYFPDLVDDFEKYVKTLSAAEKEKDKDMKEMMAAWSAYKNNELSKANFGKTLFQINFVNKIFERLRRP; encoded by the exons ATGTTTAAACGCACTTCATATCTTGTAATCGTCTTACTCTTGCTAATACAG CTCATTTCATGCTTACCGAGACCATCTTCCTCCGATGCAGTGGATTCCATTTTACCTGGAACAACAACGATAACTCCATCAGTAGGCAAAAATGCAGTACCAAGCGATCTCAACAGCTTTGAGGGGGCGCTCCGAAGAgtcttaataaatatttcaaactttgAGCTACAACGAACCAATCAAATAGCAAAAGATACGCTCGCTGATCCTTCTATGTATAGTATTGATAGTGAAGCCATGCAGAAGGAATTAAGTCTACTTAGAAAGTATGTGACAGACTCTAACGAAGCATTAAATAAGGTTCTGCCTGCCGACCAGCTTGGTACGAatacgtttttcttgtttataaatGATACAGGAAACATCATTGATCGTTTCCACAGATATCGTCATTTTGAGTACGTACCAATTACACCGGAAAAGCAGGTAATATGGGATGCTTTAAAAAAACATGGCTTTTTGAAAGGCGATGAAGAGCTGGATAAACGTTTAAACGAATACTTCCCCGACTTGGTAGACGACttcgaaaaatatgtgaaaacactCTCAGCTGCCGAAAAGGAGAAGGATAAAGATATGAAAGAGATGATGGCGGCATGGAGtgcatacaaaaataatgaGCTTAGTAAGGCTAATTTTGGGAAGACattgtttcaaataaattttgtgaataaaatatttgagcGGCTTAGAAGACCGtag